The genomic window CGATGCCTCCGGTTCGGGCATCCAGCGCCACCAGTTCGCCGTAACCGGTGGTGACCAGCACGCGATTGTCCTCGAAGGCGAGACCGCCGCCCGAGGCGCTGTCGCCGCTTTCGCCCGCCGGGCGCAGATCCACCTGCCAAACCCGCCCGCCCTGGGGGGTGGTGGCACTGACCCGCGAACGGCTGTCCAAGGTAAAGACCAGCCCCGCCGCCACGATCGGTTCGGCAGTGATGCGGTGGCGCTTATCGGAAGCCGCGCCGATCGACACCGCCCAGATGCGCTGCGTGCCCGCCCCCAGCGCCAGGTTGCCCGCGACATGCGCGGCATTGCCGCCCGGCTGCGACCAGTCGGCATTGGCGCGCAGCGGCGGCAGCGACAATGCGCTGCCCGTGGGCGCAGGCGGCTGTTCGGCGGCGGGACCATCAGGCGACAGCACCGCGCGGGGGTCCAGACGCTCGCCCGGCAGGATGGTCTCGCGCTCGGCACAGGCCGACAGCGCGGTCAGACCGGCCAAAGCAGCGATCAGGGGCAGCCTCGTCATCGCTCTCTCCTTCTTGCAGGGGCTGGCGTCATCTGCCCGCTGCACAGCTTGTTGCGCATCGATTGCCGGCGGATCAGTTCACCGCCGGCGCCGGCATGGTCTGCGGCCCGGGATCCTGGTCGCGCTGGGGCTCGGCACCAAGGGTAATCATCATTTCGGACAGGCGGCGGCGCAAGGGTTCGGACAACCCGTCCTTTTGCTGGATCTGGCCGATCAGGGTGATCGCATCCTCGTTGCGCCCGGCATCGATCAAGGCCACGACCTTCTGTTCCAGCGCCAGCAGTTCAAAGGGCGCGCCAGGCTTGCTCAGCTGAGTCAGGGTCGCGTCACGCTCGGCCGGGTCCATGCTGCTGCCCGCGGCCATCACCGCCTTGAGCAGCGCCAGATCGTGCAACACCGGATCATCGGCGACCAGCGCGGCGGCGGCCTTCAGCCGCTGCGCCGCCTGCGCACCCTGACCCGCCTCGACCTCGGCGCCGGCGGCCAGCATCTCGGACAGGGCCTTGCGCGCCGCCGAACCCTGGCCATCGACGGCGGCCAGCGCGGCTGCCGGATCGTCGGCCTTTTGCGCCGCCAGCACCGCATCGCCCCAGGCCTGCGCCTGCTGGCGCGCCTTGGTCGCGGAATATTCCCGCCAGGCCGCACCGCCGACAATGGCCAGGATCAGCAACAGCGCCAGCCAGCCATAGCGACGGAACATCGCAAACAGCCGGTCGCGGCGCAGATCCTCGGTCACCTCGTCGATGAAGCTGTCGTTCTGATTGGCCATGGTGCCCCCGGTTGTTCCTTGCCGCTGTTCTATACGGGCTTGCGTCCCTTTGCCAATGGCGCTGGCGCATCACGCCCCGCGCGGCATCCTCCGCAGCGCCGAGGCCGAATAGATCGCAAGCGCCAGCCAGATGATGGCAAAGGCGATCATGTGCCAGACGGTAAAGGTTTCGCCGAACAGCAGCACCGCGCACAGGAATTGCAGCGTCGGGTTCAGATACAGCATCAGCCCCAGCGTCGCCATTTCGACCCGTCGCGCGGCATAGCTGAACAGGATCAGCGGCACCGCCGTCACCGCCCCCGAGGCGACCAGCAGCAGGCTGACCGTCATGTCTTGGCCGAAGGCCACCGGCTGGGCCAATGCCGTCGGCATCACCCCCGCCGCCTGGGCCAGCAGCCAGCCCAGCGCCAGCGGCGTCAGCAGCGCCACCTCGGCCGCGACCGACAGCACCGGGCCCATGGGCAGGGATTTCTTGGCGACACCATAGAGGCCGAAGGTGACCGCCAGCCCCAGGCTGACCCAGGGCGCCACGCCCAAGCCCCAGGTCAGCAACAGCACCGCCGCCGCCGCCAGGCCGACGGCCAGCATCTGCGCCCGGCTGAGCCTTTCGCCAAAAACCACGACCCCCAGCAACACCGCGACCAGGGGAAAGATGTAATAGCCCAGCGAGCTTTGCACCACATGCCCCGACTGCACCGCCCAGATGAACAGGCCCCAGTTGGTCGACACCATCGCCGCCGCAAAACCGATGCGCGCCAGATGCGGCCCGGCAAGCGCGCGCCACAGCTCGGCCAGCCGTCCTTGCAGCGCCAGCACCCCCAGAAACAGCAATAGCGACCAGATGGTGCGATGCGCCAGCACCTCGACCGTGGGCACCCCGATCAGCAGCCGGTAAAAGATCGGCGACAGGCCCCAGGCGAGGCAGACGGCGATCATCGCCCAGAACCCCTTGGTCCATTCGCGCATTTCCGGCCCCCGTTGCAGCGCGCCCAGACTTGCGTTGTATGGCGCGCGCCCGCAAGGGGCGAAAACGCCGGCACCAAATGCAAAAGGCCCGCCACAGGGCGGGCCTTGGTCGCAAGCCTTAGCCGCGATCAGAGCCGCGAGGCCACGTTTTCCCAGTTCACCAGATTGTTCAGGAAGTTTTCCAGATACTTCGGGCGGGCGTTGCGGAAGTCGATGTAATAGCTGTGTTCCCACACATCACAACCCAGCAGTGCGGTCTGACCGAAGCACAGCGGGTTCACACCGTTTTCGGTCTTGGTCACTTTCAGGCTGCCATCGGCATCCTTGACCAGCCAGGCCCAGCCCGAACCGAACTGGCCAACGCCGGCTTCGGTGAACTTCTTCTTGAATTCATCCACCGAGCCGAAGGATTCGGTCAGCGCCTTTTCCAGCTCGCCCGGGATCGCCCCCGACTTGGGGCCCATCATTTCCCAGAACTGGGCATGGTTCCAGTGCTGGCTGGCGTTGTTGAAAATGCCGTTCTGAGCTACGGCGCCGGGCTGATAGGTGCCCTTGACGATGTCCTCGAGGCTCTTGCCTTCCCATTCGGTGCCGGCCACCAGTTCGTTCAGCTTGTCGACATAGGCCTTGTGGTGCTTGTCGTGGTGGTATTCCAGCGT from Paracoccus sp. SMMA_5_TC includes these protein-coding regions:
- a CDS encoding superoxide dismutase — its product is MAFTLPDLPYAHDALAAAGMSKETLEYHHDKHHKAYVDKLNELVAGTEWEGKSLEDIVKGTYQPGAVAQNGIFNNASQHWNHAQFWEMMGPKSGAIPGELEKALTESFGSVDEFKKKFTEAGVGQFGSGWAWLVKDADGSLKVTKTENGVNPLCFGQTALLGCDVWEHSYYIDFRNARPKYLENFLNNLVNWENVASRL
- the rarD gene encoding EamA family transporter RarD, with translation MREWTKGFWAMIAVCLAWGLSPIFYRLLIGVPTVEVLAHRTIWSLLLFLGVLALQGRLAELWRALAGPHLARIGFAAAMVSTNWGLFIWAVQSGHVVQSSLGYYIFPLVAVLLGVVVFGERLSRAQMLAVGLAAAAVLLLTWGLGVAPWVSLGLAVTFGLYGVAKKSLPMGPVLSVAAEVALLTPLALGWLLAQAAGVMPTALAQPVAFGQDMTVSLLLVASGAVTAVPLILFSYAARRVEMATLGLMLYLNPTLQFLCAVLLFGETFTVWHMIAFAIIWLALAIYSASALRRMPRGA
- a CDS encoding tetratricopeptide repeat protein, which produces MANQNDSFIDEVTEDLRRDRLFAMFRRYGWLALLLILAIVGGAAWREYSATKARQQAQAWGDAVLAAQKADDPAAALAAVDGQGSAARKALSEMLAAGAEVEAGQGAQAAQRLKAAAALVADDPVLHDLALLKAVMAAGSSMDPAERDATLTQLSKPGAPFELLALEQKVVALIDAGRNEDAITLIGQIQQKDGLSEPLRRRLSEMMITLGAEPQRDQDPGPQTMPAPAVN